A window of Pseudochaenichthys georgianus chromosome 11, fPseGeo1.2, whole genome shotgun sequence genomic DNA:
TCTTAATTTCCTTTACTTATCCCACTCCTTTCTCCTGAGACTAAGAGATGAACGGCCCTCAACTCTCCTTCCTCCTCTTGTTTTTGTTCATGGAAAAAAACCTAAGACTTTATTGTTTGAGTGCTTTCTTTGGTACTTATATCCACTGTAAATCAAACATTGGGAACAAGGGACTCAACTTTGGAATCCCTTTTGTCTCATCATGAACACCTCTCAGGGTTTCTTTCTCGTAAATCAACATGCGTTCTGTCTGGTTCTGTTAAGTTTGAGCTGTAGTTCTTCCGCTCTTCATCCCACCGAGAGCCTTTTTTCCCCCAACATGTAAACCCACAGATGTGTGGTGATTGGCGGGGTGACGGAGAAGTGTCTTTCTTATCTGCATGGGTATTTACAGGAAATGCTCACGTGATTTCAGGGAAGAGTTGTTGTTTTTAGTTGAACGTTCAGGGATGTGAATATGGATGAATACTAGATCAGTCAAAGGGAGTTTATTTTGAATGTATAAGCAGCCTTTGATGAAAACATGTTTCCCACAAGTGTGCCTTCATTCTGATTCAGAGATGAACTCTCAAACTTTGCTTCACCCCATATCTGTTGCACTTTCTGACTAGAACTGTCAATGAATAGACATTGAACAACAGGAAAATCACCCAGAGCAGGAGCTTTAGTGTTCTTTTAGACTAGTTACACGTCGTCTGGAGGACTGAGTAATGCTGACTGGACAGAAGTCTCTGTATGGTACAGCAGTAGGctaccagctgtgtgtgtgtctacatcgCTGATTATTccactaaacacacacacacacacacacacacacaccttaaacCAGGAAACAAGTATTTGATCCTGCTTTTAACTGAGATGAAAGTGCTCAGCGCGTCTTAACTAGTCACACTCAGTTGACTTTGATTGGCAGAGTTGCCAACTTTCAGGATGTGTAAGGAGGATGAGGATATGTCTTAGACAGCAGGTTTTTTGTAAGTCTTTGAAATTACACAGCAGCCAAAAACGTTTTAACTGACTAATGTCACACGCTGTTAAAACCAGTTTAAAGCCCTCCATACTGTGTGAATGTATTTGAGTTACTAGATGGTTTGATTTAACAAACGTGTGTAGACCCCCATTTCCTCACTGACGTTCTCAGACACATGTATCATTCTCTTCTGACTCAGAGGCACCAGCAAGAAGCAGAGAGCTAAACATAACAAAACATGCTAGACCCACAGATCTGTTCTCACATATCTCACAGGTTGCTGTTTTGGGTTAGTGGTTCAGGTCAAACTCTTCAAAACATAAGAGGAAGTTGCTAAAGCACGAATACGAAAGGGGTTGAGGGGAGCTTGGTAAAACGTTTTTCTGGCACAAATAagtcttttcaatgtttgcattcCTTTattaaagatacacttttatttatcatttaattaaataattaaTAGCCTATCATATGTTGACCATGTGCAAATATGGAGACTATCCTACTGTGAAGAAAAGACACAGCTGGACAGAGGAAGTTGAACAAATATGTTGGCCGTCTAGGTAGGGACATTTCAAAAAGCGACTGTCTGAGCTTTTTGCTATTGTCATCACCGGATCGAATTTAAATGACTAATAAGTTCCAAATGCTTCCCAAGATAATTACTGACACATGGACAGAATAAAAAAATAGTGACCATCGAATTAGATTCATAGATCTTGCAGCACCACATCCGCCCAAGTACCTGAATCGAATTGAAATGTAATGTATGCAGTAACCTTTACCAATGTATTTTAGTTTGTTCCTCTTGTGAATTATTTGAGAACCAATCAGGGAAGTTTTATCATTTTCCAAATGGTTATTTCTTCTACTTCCTCCACACAGAATATGTTAGACTTAAGGTTCTCTCTTAATCCTTCTACAGTATATTTAGGATGGATCAAATGACTTTGTTGAATGTGAAAGTGTATGCTTGTAGTGACAAACAATTAAAACCTGTCATAAGAATCAGCAGTTCCCAAGCTTTGATAAACCAGTTTAGCGACTAGCTGGTGAGCAGAGCGGAGCATTTAGCAACCAAAGGGCCACGTATTTTCTTCAGTAATGGGTTGAGACCAAAACAGAGATAAAAGGATAAGTAACATCAGACTTATCAAGGGGGACATAAACATAACTCCAAATGATTGTGAATGTTGCTCCATGTCTGCTTGATTTGCAAAAAAGCAACTATTTGCTAGcccatttttttaaatcaacataaTAAGATGAATATATGTGGTGGCAACAAAAAGAGATATCTATGGGTTCAACATATTGCTTTTTAACCATATCACATTTATTAAGAACACTGGGAATAGTTTGAAAGCCACACATactcatatacacacacaaatactcATAATATAATTACCAAACAATACCCATAACATTGTTCTTCGCTCTCCTAATGCCGGCCGTTTGTGATCATGACTCGTCCAGAATACACACCGCAGTTCAATTGCACCATCGTCCAGTTCAACTCCATAAAGTTCCATCTTATTAGCTGAGTCAAAGTGTAAGCGCTCATGCAATTTGCGTTATTGTTAAAGTACTTCAAGTGCTCACATTAGAAGCTATAGCACACTTCAAGGTTTGGGATGCTGCTGAGAAGGATGCCCTCTACTGCCTTCAACCTGAAGGTATTTCATTCTTTGAACCCCGCTGCTGTCTCTAGAAGTCCTCATAGTCAATGGTTCCGTGGCTGTTCTCAGGGAGAGCATACATAGATTTACTCTTTTTCCACCTGCTGGCGGCTCTCATCTGTGCAGGGTCTCGTTTCCCAGAAAAGGACAGGTAGGCCGCGATGCTGTTCCTGACTCCATAGCTCACCATGTTGTCACCGCAGCTCTCTGTGCTCACCAGCTGCTTGCTGTAGAGAGGAAATTACAGAAATAATAATGAAAACTAAGAATCGTAATgcttttattttctctttcaTTGATGTTTATCCACATCTTGATTTCAAGCCATTACTTTATTTAATCGatcaactaaattcaataacaagAAGTTGAATAAATAATTTGTCAATTTAAagacatttatttaatttatttgaaTTGTTTCAGACATTTGTCATGAGAAATGGCTGTAGTTCGAAGATAGTACATTCAATATTTTCAGACAGTGGGTCAGATAAAACAAGCTATTTCATTATCAGCCATTTTGGGATTGATTTTCACAGTTTTCCAACATTTCATTGGTGAAACCATTCATTTGTTGTTTGAAAAAGTAATGTGCAGATTATTCAATCTTACATTTGACCATTGCTATTTAGAAATGCagtaaaaaactgttttataCTGCATTTACAGTGTCACCTTATAAAAACAGTTACAGCACTGCCCGATTAAAGCTGGTAAATATCATCACCACGCCTCAGTTGTACCTGTCTATTTTCTTCCAGTCAAAGTTGCGTCTCATCACTACAGGTGGAGCTGCAGGGGCTGAGTCAGGCGAGGGGGTGGTGCTCGACTGACAGGGGGAGGTTAAAGCACAGCAGAGGCCATCTGAAGTGTCTGAAAAGGCATCAATAGGGGAAGTTAAATCATTCTCACAGGATAACAAACTAACAGAATAAATGATTTGCATTTATTCCTTTCACGCTCAGGCAAACATTCAAACCAAACTCAACAGTCGTCCCTATCTAGCATGCATATTGTATGTCATTTCCTGTTTTGTTACAAAGATATTCTGTAAAAGCAGGATATATATATTGAAAGTCGACCACTGATGAGCAACAGTTTGATATTAAGAACATGATGTACTATTTTCAGTGcttaatcacatttgatgatgtTTATGTGCGTGTGTACGGCTCTCCTTATCATGAtgcttattttgtttatttttagacATACTTATCTGTGCATAGTTACGTatctcagtgtgtgtgcataCACTCACCACAGTAGTGGTTGATCATATCTTCTAGGCACTGGAAAGTGAGGCGAGGGGAGATGTAGTACCAGCTGTTGTCCAGTCTTAAGATACGATAGTGCTGTACACTCCTGTGCTTCACTGAGAGCGAGTACAGACCTGAGGATGTAGAAACACACATTTCAACAAGAAACCAAAAACATCAATAACAATAGATCCACTCTTAATCGATACTAACAAAGGTTGGGACAATGTAAAAGCAGAAGTGAATGTCAATCCTGTTCTGTAGTACATTTCCTCTCGAAATGAGTATTTTTGTATCATTGGTAAAGAAAAGTTTCAGATGACCGCACAGAATTTTTTAGGGGAGATTTTGTTTCcttaaacaaatatttgttagcAAAAGTAAAAGAAAACTGCTTATCGCCACATTGTAAGTATAATAACCATGATAATTAATAATGCAATATGTGTTTAATCAGTAAGAAACAAAAGTGAAAAAGTATCAATTTCTTTGTCTACGCTGTTTTGACTACGTTTCTTGGCATTATCTATCTAATGCTCGGCAAGAAAGTGAATAAGTGTATTTCATAAAATGTATTTTCCTTCAGCTTATTTTTGTAGTTATGACTTATTTTTAGAAATGTGCCTCTACATACAGAAAACATTGAGTTTTCTGTAAATTCtaacatacatttttttttttttaattaagtcAAAAGTTAACTTTCAATAGCTCCATCCCTAATCCTCAATTCCTTTTATTTAAAGCCATCAGGTGAAACCCTTTCACTTCTCCTAACATCTGAAAGAGTACTTGCTTACTTGTAAACAGTCTTAATATATCCGATGCAGAAACTCTTAAACATTGTACAGAAAGCACTCACCTCTCTCCCTGGCGCTCTCCCTCACCAGGAAGGAGCCCACTCTGTTCCCGGGTAAACTGAGCAGCTCTTCGGCCTTCTGCCTCTCCACCCCCTCAAACAGCCAACTGACAAAAAAAGTCATGTGTTAGCGATCACATTAAATACTCATTGCATTTTAgacttttatgtttttaaactgAATCAATCCcttcattttattatatattaacATTATCAtacacaacaaaaaaacataaaatctaCACGTACAACACTAATTTGATAACATCTCCCGCAACTTCCTTCAGATTGTTGTAGTGGACAAAGATGCATTTGATATTCTTGATGTTATGTTGAAACAGATCAATGATGCCGATATTGGCGGATGGTTTCAATATGGTTCTACTTACCTATGGTACACTTTTGCCACATGGCTGTTCGGTATGTAGTTCTCCTTTTGTGTTTGGATGGAGCGTACTCTCCACCAGTAAGCCTCCCTGACCAGGAAGAAGCAAAGAGGAATCAAACATTGACCTTTAGTGTGAACACTTCTCTATCCTGCATCAAGTAACTAATTCAACTGTCCTCATTTTGATTTGAGATCTTCCGTCTACCAAGTTAACGCCTGGGACAGAAGAAACTGAAATGGTTTTAAATGAAGAAAGCTAATGCATGAACGTACTGAGCTATGAGTCTGAGCTTCTCCCCCATCCTGTAGATCGGCTCGCTGATGTCCGGCGACGGGTAGTCCtgaaccaccaccaccatgtcGTCCTCCGGGCCTGCCGAGAACAATAGTTACAGCCTTTTCTACAAACAGAGTACAGCTGACATTTACTAATGCAAATACAAAGACATCATGATTTAGAAAAGTCCAGAGATGTGTGGGACTACACCTCGGAAATTCCTTTTGTTTAAGTCATTGAGTTTTGCTTAAGATCATGACATCTCCGATACAATCAGGCTGTGCATTCGAAGAAAGTGGATAACTCATGTAGCGGCAACTATTTTAAGAATTGTTAAAGTATATTTTTGTTAAATTAATCCAAAAAGTAGATGTCCTGCTTTTTTCTGTTTGCTATCAATCTAAACCGAATTTCTTGGAGGTGTAAATGATCAAAACAAACGTTAAAAAACGTCCCCTTGATTTTGAAAAAACTTGTAAttcatgacatttttatagGCCAAAACATGTATTGATTAAACAAAAGAAATGATAGGCAGATTAATTTAAAATGACAACAGCCCTTAATTGCTACCCTAAACTGGAGTAGGCACAGCGACAAACAGTTTCTTATACAACTCAAATGATGTTATTTAAAATCATCTTTAAGCGTTCTTACCTTTTAAAGAGCCGTCTGTGTTGATCGTCTCCTTGGCACTCTCACCTCGCATTATATTCCCCATCCTCCAGCCTGGAGTCAGGGCACAAGGACAGAACGACTGTGAACCTACAAACAAATGTTCCACTCATGTGTCTGTATTTCTGTTATGAAACTAAACCTCTCTCTACTGCTGCCACTCCACACAGCTTTTACTTCCTATAAGCTGACCATTGACCTATCTCAAACAACATACTCAGAATAGGGAAGCTGGGGCTAGATGCTATCAGTCAGAATGTTCCATTGGTAAACCCAGCCCTGTGTACACCAATGAATAATGATATTGAATGAACATATTGCAAAATCATGTCCGCTTGTTTTAAAATGCAATTCACATTTCATAAATTACACCATGTGGCATTTCAACAGATCCTGCCTGTGACCATACCCTTAGGTTGCATCACAGTGTTGGCCAATATGGAGAAATAATGTGAAATGTCAACAACCTGCCGAGATGGAACGCAGCTGGCGGTATAAATAGCAGACACCTACCTGTGGGAGTTGTAGATGGCCTGCTGTGATGGCATCAAGTGTGTTTAAAGAGATAATGACCCATGGTGGCAGCAGCCAAGACCGCTACTACAGAAGTATCATGTTCATAACAGCTTACAGCAATGGCCTGTCACAGAGTGTGACGACAGCTCTGCATCTGACTGCACACTCACTTCCTGTAATGAAATGAGGAAGAAGGCCCGCACAAGTATTTTTGACAAACTCACTCctgaaagggagggtgcacatAACACCTATTTAAATGTAGTTATTTACAGCAACCGAAGGCTTTAATGTATGCTAAAAAAACGTGTTAACATACAAACGCTGGTAATGTTACTGATATACCGGCCATATGTGCACTAAACGCTGctaatatttaagttatataaaccttccgtgcaatacgaggggaatcgtgcaatttaatttatctattatttatttatgtacatattcccttttttaagtcccatttattgtttttattgtttttatagtgtcttgttgtttttatattgtcttgttgttgcgtgttggcaccttgagtctgttgtaatttcgttgtacttgtacaatgacaaataaagTTCTATCTTCTTCTTCTGATGTTCCGAAAGAGATCAACCTTATTTTATGAATGCTTTAATACAGTCCAATGAGCTATTAGTATTTACTGACTAattatgtgtttatgtgtagCATAGAACTATTTTAAGATACATTAAAGCTGAAATTAGTCAAACTAGTAGAGTGGCAGAAAATGTATCAATGTTTGATTCATTTGAGTTTTTTTATCAAGCATTACCTTGTTCCAGCTTCTCCATGGCAAATAAGGCTcttctttgttttatgttggattCGATTGACTATCTTTAATTTTGGATGGTCAGTCACCATTGGCTAGGCATAAATACTCTCTTTGGGGGGCTTTGTCCAACAGAAATGAGATTCATCTTGtagctaaatgtgttaattAATTATATCTCGTTTATTAAATCCTTACAAAAAagtgtaaaatattattttaattggATTTAAGGTGTTCTATGCACTTTCTTGTCTGGCTCAAGGCAGACACTGTTTACTGGACGATAAAGACTTCCTACTGGGACCTACCACCTACTATGTTCCCTTGTCTCCaggctttgtgctaagctaactgtTTTCCATCTGTACTTTTGTATTCATGGTACATCGTGAGAGCATTATACCTATCTAACTCTCTCAACAAatgcaatcaataaataaataaaaaagaaatgttgGATTAATCCGAAATGAAAATAGTCTATTGTTACTGCAGTACATTAGTTTAGTTAGTAATTCAGAGACTTCTCCGCCCTTAACTCCTGTATTTAGGCTGTGCTTAAGCATTCAAAAATGCATTcctctttattttcttttttttaaactttttatttctttttcatAACATCAATAGAACATACATGGAGATGCTTACATAACTGCAGCTATTGTACACCAGGATTAATCATACATACCCTCCTTGGGCACCAAAAGGACATACAGTTtcttaaatccaggctgaagacttttctttttgtcgctgcttttaattgaactattcatatcttagactgcactgtaacttttatccatgtattttttcttttaatgtttattttactagcttttctttttaacgactgattttaaatgccattttcttaatgtctttcattttttgtaaagcactttgaattgccttgtgttgaaaagtgctatataaataaacttgccttgtcttgccttgccttgtgttATCAATTTCTATATTGTGCAAACATTATCAACATATTACAGATATTATCACTCCCCCTCATCGGAAACATGATCGCACAATACCTGAACGCTTATGATAGTAAGAGGATGTATGGATGATTGCGAGAGAGACATGCATGATTGATGTCTCACTGCCCGTTTATAACACGTGTTGTGGGAAGTTAAAGCCATAACTTTGAATGCTTATGATAGTAAGAGCCAGTGCTTTACCATCCAGATGAAACAAGTACAAGTGCagtgaataaaataaatgaaaaagaaagaaatacaaataaataagtaaagagGTGCTGCTAGAGATCTGGTGTTGCTTGTATTAATGGGGACCATTTTTATTCGAATTTGTCAGTTTTCAGCTGTGATTTTCTCcattaaataaacattttgtACCCTGTTTCTCCAGTGGACTATATTGGGGGGCTATATTGggttatatattatatgttatattatatattatatatgttatattacatatatattatatgttatatattGTGTTCAGCCACGAGACCGTTATAATTTTTTTCGCAATTAGAAGAAGAATTCTTAGTAAGAAAGCTACATTTCTGTCCATATCACTGGGCAGTATACCCAGTATATAAAGTGCTGGGTCCAAAGTAAAGGTAATGCCCAGCACCCGTTTAATCTCCTTTTGAACATCCTTCCAGAAGCCCTGAATGGTTGGACAGTCCCAAAATATATGTGTGAAGTCTCCCACCCGTCCACGCATTCCTCTTTCTTAATAGCCCCCAGAAACAAACACAAGATCAAATATAGAAGTATTTATTTTTGAGTGTTatgaaatatatatgttttgcatTTACTGGAAAGTTATCTTTAGTCTTTGGCCCAGAGGAAGTCAGCATTTGCCAGTTTTCATGCTTGGTAGAGCAGCCTGAGATTTTATGTGACATCGTGCATGTAGTTATCTGCGTAGAAATGCCATTATATTTATTCTAAAGCAGAAAATAAGTAAATGTACTAGTATGCAATATGTCTTCATACGTATAAACTTAAAAAttatgtttgttttcatttcatttcatttcaaacctttatttaaccagattggtcccattgagatcatagatctctttttcaagggagacctgcaatagaaacaaaaacatatgccaaCTCTCATGAACCCATCTCGAGAGAGGAAACTACAATTGTGTCTTATCTTTAGCTGTGGTGTTTATCTGAGGTCTGAAAGTATCCCAGAATGCCGCTGCAGAAGCTTCAAATTAGGGAACCCAAAACGATCAGTTTCACATCTTCTGAGACAGTTGTTCACAGTTTTATGAAAAATGTTTGTCTGTATATGTTCATGTTCTGAGTGTCAGGGAATTTTTGGCAGGACATTTATCTGACAAACCGCGTCTGACTTCAGAAATGTTCAGGGGTAATTATCTTTGCGGCTATACATGATAAAAAACTGTCTGAAGTTTCATCCAGACTTTTTAACTCCCTGTCTCACTCTACGTTGCTTCATCATCATAACTCATTCATACCTATTAAGATGTTCATCCTGACACCAAACACTCCCATTGAGTTCTCATCTCAGACCCATAAATATGTTCATAGTTACCCTTTCGGCTGAAGGCAATAAGCGTTTTAATGTAACACTTATACAAGGATTTATTGAGTATATCTTAAGCCTCAAATTCCTGGCTACATAAGAATATTCCTTTTTCATGCCATACTACTCTCTCAAGACATTAGCTCATGTGTTTTCCATATTAAAATCTGGATTAGTCACCTTCAAACGATTA
This region includes:
- the sla1a gene encoding src like adaptor 1a, whose product is MGNIMRGESAKETINTDGSLKGPEDDMVVVVQDYPSPDISEPIYRMGEKLRLIAQEAYWWRVRSIQTQKENYIPNSHVAKVYHSWLFEGVERQKAEELLSLPGNRVGSFLVRESARERGLYSLSVKHRSVQHYRILRLDNSWYYISPRLTFQCLEDMINHYCDTSDGLCCALTSPCQSSTTPSPDSAPAAPPVVMRRNFDWKKIDSKQLVSTESCGDNMVSYGVRNSIAAYLSFSGKRDPAQMRAASRWKKSKSMYALPENSHGTIDYEDF